Proteins encoded in a region of the Calypte anna isolate BGI_N300 chromosome 15, bCalAnn1_v1.p, whole genome shotgun sequence genome:
- the MLEC gene encoding malectin: protein MVGAGARGAPLLPPSLLLLVLPPLLLLLRGAAGGLADSVVWAVNAGGDAHVDVNGIHFRKDPLEGRVGRASDYGMKLPILRSNAEDQILYQTERYNEETFGYEVPIKEEGDYVLVLKFAEVYFAQSQQKVFDVRLNGHVVVKDLDIFDRVGHSTAHDEIIPMSIKKGKLSVQGEVSTFTGKLHIEFVKGYYDNPKICALYILQGTVEDVPKLQPHPGLEKKEEDDDEDEYDEGSSVKKQANKNRVQSGPRTPNPYASDNSSLMFPILVAFGVFIPTLFCLCRL from the exons ATGGTGGGCGCCGGGGCGCGCGGGGCGCCGCTGCTGCCGCCCTcgttgctgctgctggtgctgccgccgctgctgctgctgctgcgggGCGCGGCGGGCGGCCTCGCCGACAGCGTCGTCTGGGCCGTCAATGCGGGCGGCGATGCCCATGTGGACGTGAATGGAATCCACTTCCGCAAGGACCCGCTGGAGGGCCGCGTGGGCCGAG CTTCTGACTATGGCATGAAGCTGCCAATCTTGCGCTCCAATGCAGAAGATCAGATTCTGTACCAGACTGAGCGCTACAATGAGGAAACCTTTGGCTATGAAGTTCCCATCAAAGAGGAGGGTGACTACGTGCTGGTGTTGAAGTTTGCAGAGGTCTACTTTGCACAGTCACAACAGAAG GTATTTGATGTTCGCTTGAATGGCCACGTGGTGGTGAAGGACTTGGACATTTTTGACAGAGTTGGACACAGCACAGCTCATGATGAGATCATTCCCATGAGtatcaaaaagggaaaattgaGTGTCCAGGGAGAGGTTTCCACGTTCACAGGGAAGCTCCACATTGAGTTTGTAAAG GGCTACTATGACAATCCAAAAATCTGTGCCCTATACATTCTGCAAGGAACAGTGGAAG ATGTTCCAAAGCTGCAGCCGCACCCGGgtctggagaaaaaagaggaagatgatgatgaagatgaaTATGATGAAGGCTCCAGTGTTAAAAAACAGGCAAATAAGAACCGGGTTCAGTCAGGCCCACGCACACCAAACCCCTATGCCTCGGACAACAGCAGCCTCATGTTTCCTATACTGGTGGCCTTTGGTGTCTTCATTCCAAccctcttctgcctctgcagatTGTGA
- the ACADS gene encoding short-chain specific acyl-CoA dehydrogenase, mitochondrial: MAAAAAAAFLARARGTPKALAFGCLRTLHTVYQSVELPETHQMLRQTCRDFAEKELMPVAAQLDKEHRFPAEQVKKMGALGLLAMDVPEEYKGAGLDYLAYSIAVEEISRGCASTGVIVSVNNSLYLGPILKFGSEEQKHKWIAPFTSGEKIGCFALSEPGNGSDAGAASTVARLDGDEWVLNGTKAWITNAWDASATVVFATTDKSLKHKGISAFLVPMPTAGLSLGKKEDKLGIRASSTANLIFEDCRIPKANLLGQPGMGFKIAMQTLDGGRIGIASQALGIAQAALDCAVDYAEKRMAFGSPITKLQAVQFKLADMAVALEGARLLTWRAAMLKDNGKPFTKEAAMAKLAASEAATNIAHQAIQILGGMGYVTEMPAERHYRDARITEIYEGTSEIQRLVIAGQLLKAYRS, encoded by the exons atggcggcggcagcggcggcggcttTCCTGGCTAGGGCCCGGGGGACACCCAAGG caTTGGCCTTTGGATGCCTCCGCACACTGCACACCGTGTACCAGTCAGTGGAGCTGCCAGAAACCCACCAGATGCTTCGTCAGACTTGTCGGGACTTCGCAGAAAAAGAGCTGATGCCAGTGGCAGCTCAGTTGGATAAGGAGCACCGCTTCCCAGCCGAGCAG GTGAAGAAGATGGGTGCCTTAGGGCTGCTGGCTATGGATGTGCCAGAGGAGTACAAAGGAGCAGGCCTGGACTACCTGGCCTATTCCATAGCTGTGGAGGAGATCAGCAGGGGCTGCGCGTCCACCGGTGTCATTGTCAGTGTCAATAAT TCTCTCTATTTAGGGCCAATACTCAAGTTTGGCTCTGAGGAACAGAAGCACAAGTGGATTGCACCCTTCACCAGTGGAGAGAAAATTGGCTGTTTTGCCCTTAGTGAACCAG GAAATGGCAGTGATGCTGGTGCAGCATCCACAGTGGCACGCCTGGATGGTGACGAGTGGGTTCTGAATGGCACCAAGGCCTGGATCACCAATGCCTGGGATGCTTCAGCCACTGTGGTGTTTGCTACTACGGATAAATCCCTGAAGCACAAG GGCATTAGTGCGTTCCTGGTTCCCATGCCAACTGCTGGGCTGTCactggggaagaaagaagacaaGCTGGGAATCCGAGCCTCTTCCACTGCCAACCTGATATTTGAGGACTGTCGGATACCCAAGGCCAACCTACTGGGGCAGCCAGGAATGGGCTTCAAAATTGCCATG CAAACTCTGGATGGAGGAAGGATTGGCATTGCCTCCCAGGCTCTTGGCATAGCACAGGCAGCTCTGGACTGTGCTGTGGATTATGCTGAAAAGAGAATGGCCTTTGGGTCACCCATCACAAagctgcaggcagtgcag TTTAAGCTGGCAGACATGGCTGTGGCCTTGGAGGGTGCACGCTTGCTGACCTGGAGAGCTGCTATGCTGAAAGACAATGGGAAGCCCTTCACAAAG GAAGCTGCCATGGCCAAGCTGGCTGCATCAGAAGCTGCAACAAACATTGCTCATCAG GCTATCCAGATCCTGGGTGGGATGGGCTACGTGACGGAGATGCCGGCTGAGCGCCATTACCGGGACGCTCGCATCACCGAGATCTACGAGGGGACCAGTGAGATCCAAAGACTGGTGATAGCAGGACAATTGCTGAAGGCCTACCGTAGCTGA
- the UNC119B gene encoding protein unc-119 homolog B: MSGSKARAAAAGPEKKPPPGTGGGLSLLRGRRGSADTAPRTPWTESELLALETVRPEHVLGLCRVTENYLCKPEDNIYNIDFTRFKIRDLETGTVLFEIAKPSPSEHNDEDEDDNSELDASAGRFVRYQFTPAFLRLRTVGATVEFTVGEKPVSNFRMIERHYFRDRLLKNFDFDFGFCIPSSRNTCEHIYEFPQLSEDLIRLMVENPYETRSDSFYFVDNKLIMHNKADYAYNGGQ; the protein is encoded by the exons ATGAGCGGTTCGAAGGCgagggcggcggcggcggggccggagAAGAAACCGCCGCCAGGGACCGGGGGGGGCCTCAGCCTCCTGCGGGGGCGGCGCGGCTCGGCCGACACGGCGCCGCGGACACCTTGGACCGAGTCCGAGCTGCTGGCGCTGGAGACCGTCCGGCCCGAGCACGTCCTGGGGCTGTGCCGGGTGACGGAGA ATTATTTATGCAAACCTGAGGACAACATTTACAACATCGACTTCACCAGATTTAAGATCCGGGACCTTGAAACTGGAACTGTGCTGTTTGAAATTGCGAAGCCATCTCCTTCAG AGCACAAtgatgaggatgaagatgaCAACAGTGAGCTGGATGCTAGTGCAGGCCGCTTTGTCCGCTACCAGTTCACCCCAGCATTTCTCCGCCTCCGGACTGTTGGTGCAAC AGTGGAATTCACAGTTGGAGAAAAACCGGTGTCAAACTTTCGAATGATTGAGAGACATTACTTCCGAGATCGCTTGCTGAAGAACTTTGACTTTGATTTTGGCTTCTGCATTCCCAGTAGCAGGAACACATGTGAACACATCTACGAATTCCCTCAGCTCTCAGAAGACCTTA TCCGTCTGATGGTTGAAAATCCATACGAGACCCGCTCAGACAGCTTTTACTTTGTGGACAACAAGTTGATTATGCACAACAAGGCCGATTATGCTTACAACGGAGGACAGTAA
- the CABP1 gene encoding calcium-binding protein 1 isoform X2, with amino-acid sequence MGNCVKSPLRNLSKKIRHEEKTCYKAVQTSEEGSSACEYQGPLMVLAQNCAVMHNLLGPACIFLRKGFAENRQPDRELRPEEIEELREAFKEFDKDKDGFINCRDLGNCMRTMGYMPTEMELIELSQQINMNLGGHVDFEDFVELMGPKLLAETADMIGVKELRDAFREFDTNGDGEISTSELREAMKKLLGQQVGHRDIEEIIRDVDLNGDGRVDFEEFVRMMSR; translated from the exons ATGGGCAACTGTGTGAAGTCTCCACTGAGAAACCTCTCAAAAAAG ATCCGCCATGAGGAGAAGACGTGCTATAAGGCTGTCCAGACGAGTGAAGAGGGGTCGTCGGCTTGCGAGTACCAGGGTCCACTCATGGTGCTGGCCCAGAACTGCGCCGTCATGCACAACCTGCTGGGGCCAGCATGCATCTTCCTGAGGAAGGGCTTCGCAGAAAACAGGCAGCCT GACAGAGAACTACGTCCAGAGGAAATTGAAG AATTAAGAGAAGCCTTTAAGGAGTTTGATAAAGACAAGGATGGGTTTATTAACTGCAGGGACCTGGGGAACTGCATGCGAACTATGGGGTACATGCCTACAGAGATGGAACTAATAGAGCTCTCCCAGCAGATCAACATGAACT TGGGTGGCCATGTGGATTTTGAAGATTTTGTTGAGCTGATGGGACCAAAGCTGCTAGCAGAAACTGCAGACATGATTGGTGTCAAAGAGCTCCGTGATGCCTTCAGAGAG TTTGACACCAATGGTGATGGGGAGATCAGCACCAGTGAGCTGCGAGAAGCCATGAAAAAGCTTCTAGGGCAGCAGGTGGGGCACCGGGATATTGAAGAGATCATCCGGGACGTGGACCTGAACGGAGATGGGCGTGTTGATTTTGAAG AGTTTGTTCGCATGATGTCCCGTTGA
- the CABP1 gene encoding calcium-binding protein 1 isoform X3 — protein MGNCVKSPLRNLSKKDRELRPEEIEELREAFKEFDKDKDGFINCRDLGNCMRTMGYMPTEMELIELSQQINMNLGGHVDFEDFVELMGPKLLAETADMIGVKELRDAFREFDTNGDGEISTSELREAMKKLLGQQVGHRDIEEIIRDVDLNGDGRVDFEEFVRMMSR, from the exons ATGGGCAACTGTGTGAAGTCTCCACTGAGAAACCTCTCAAAAAAG GACAGAGAACTACGTCCAGAGGAAATTGAAG AATTAAGAGAAGCCTTTAAGGAGTTTGATAAAGACAAGGATGGGTTTATTAACTGCAGGGACCTGGGGAACTGCATGCGAACTATGGGGTACATGCCTACAGAGATGGAACTAATAGAGCTCTCCCAGCAGATCAACATGAACT TGGGTGGCCATGTGGATTTTGAAGATTTTGTTGAGCTGATGGGACCAAAGCTGCTAGCAGAAACTGCAGACATGATTGGTGTCAAAGAGCTCCGTGATGCCTTCAGAGAG TTTGACACCAATGGTGATGGGGAGATCAGCACCAGTGAGCTGCGAGAAGCCATGAAAAAGCTTCTAGGGCAGCAGGTGGGGCACCGGGATATTGAAGAGATCATCCGGGACGTGGACCTGAACGGAGATGGGCGTGTTGATTTTGAAG AGTTTGTTCGCATGATGTCCCGTTGA